One genomic region from Podarcis raffonei isolate rPodRaf1 chromosome 16, rPodRaf1.pri, whole genome shotgun sequence encodes:
- the LOC128403928 gene encoding claw keratin-like, with product MTHCGSVCSVPCGVGSCYGGAGSVGSCGGLVPVYGSGALSGFGGGFGYGGGYGSVACSSQLPGSEVVIQPPPSVVSIPGPILSSSSEPVAVGQISPCSYSGLGYSGGYGGYGRLGYGSGYCGYGGYGGYGGYGGYGGYGGYGGWRRYGRKCLPSNCGPC from the coding sequence ATGACTCACTGTGGATCTGTGTGCAGTGTGCCTTGTGGCGTAGGCTCCTGCTATGGTGGTGCAGGATCCGTAGGGTCTTGTGGTGGTCTGGTCCCAGTCTATGGATCCGGCGCCCTCTCTGGCTTTGGTGGTGGGTTTGGCTACGGTGGTGGTTATGGCTCCGTAGCTTGTAGCAGTCAGCTCCCAGGGTCAGAAGTTGTGATACAGCCCCCTCCCTCTGTCGTGTCCATCCCAGGACCAATCCTGTCTTCATCTTCTGAGCCTGTTGCTGTGGGCCAAATCTCACCATGTAGCTATTCAGGTCTGGGATATTCTGGTGGCTATGGAGGATACGGCAGGCTAGGATATGGTTCAGGGTATTGCGGCTATGGAGGTTATGGAGGTTACGGAGGCTACGGAGGTTATGGAGGTTATGGTGGTTATGGTGGCTGGAGAAGATATGGCAGGAAATGCCTTCCTTCCAATTGTGGACCTTGTTAA